One region of Salvelinus sp. IW2-2015 linkage group LG1, ASM291031v2, whole genome shotgun sequence genomic DNA includes:
- the LOC111981161 gene encoding uncharacterized protein isoform X2 — protein sequence MVMSLLRSLLLFYFSFNELTTAAEAILWVKTEEKFTMKCSTXLKDQXGMYLYVGLDRDMEVLYYHQNSSKLTPRKRYWDRVKTEGPVDQLTITISNLTIEDTGVYWCVYTKFNEALYENDINQGRGSTLVVVNDNEKPCPSGVVNIIIISILTILLCVIFLIWVVSRVKRCFNQGGYTPQVFPDSVYEDMAKNQMYPPDTQQVESYPYSVSTKGGSRTTE from the exons ATGGTGATGTCACTGCTGAGGAGTTTGCTGTTGTTCTACTTCTCATTCAATGAATTGACCACAGCAGCAG AAGCTATTCTCTGGGTGAAGACTGAGGAGAAGTTTACCATGAAGTGCTCCACCKCTCTAAAAGACCAGGAKGGAATGTACCTGTATGTTGGTCTGGACAGGGACATGGAGGTGTTGTATTACCACCAGAATAGCTCCAAGCTGACCCCCAGGAAACGCTACTGGGACAGAGTGAAGACTGAGGGACCTGTGGACCAACTGACTATCACCATCAGTAACCTGACTATAGAGGACACAGGAGTCTACTGGTGTGTTTACACCAAATTCAATGAAGCCYTGTATGAAAATGACATCAACCAAGGAAGAGGCTCCACTCTGGTCGTGGTGAATG ACAACGAGAAGCCGTGCCCATCTGGCGTGGTAAACATCATCATCATTAGCATCTTGACCATCCTGCTGTGTGTCATCTTCCTCATCTGGGTCGTTTCACGG GTGAAGAGGTGCTTTAACCAGGGAGGATACACACCCCAGGTCTTTCCTGACTCGGTCTATGAAGACATGGCCAAGAATCAAATGTATCCACCAGACACACAGCAGGTAGAATCGTACCCGTATTCTGTGTCTACCAAAGGAGGAAGTAGGACAACTGAGTAG
- the LOC111981161 gene encoding uncharacterized protein isoform X1, producing MVMSLLRSLLLFYFSFNELTTAAEAILWVKTEEKFTMKCSTXLKDQXGMYLYVGLDRDMEVLYYHQNSSKLTPRKRYWDRVKTEGPVDQLTITISNLTIEDTGVYWCVYTKFNEALYENDINQGRGSTLVVVNDDAPQQPCPTATAVTLTPFHPDNEKPCPSGVVNIIIISILTILLCVIFLIWVVSRVKRCFNQGGYTPQVFPDSVYEDMAKNQMYPPDTQQVESYPYSVSTKGGSRTTE from the exons ATGGTGATGTCACTGCTGAGGAGTTTGCTGTTGTTCTACTTCTCATTCAATGAATTGACCACAGCAGCAG AAGCTATTCTCTGGGTGAAGACTGAGGAGAAGTTTACCATGAAGTGCTCCACCKCTCTAAAAGACCAGGAKGGAATGTACCTGTATGTTGGTCTGGACAGGGACATGGAGGTGTTGTATTACCACCAGAATAGCTCCAAGCTGACCCCCAGGAAACGCTACTGGGACAGAGTGAAGACTGAGGGACCTGTGGACCAACTGACTATCACCATCAGTAACCTGACTATAGAGGACACAGGAGTCTACTGGTGTGTTTACACCAAATTCAATGAAGCCYTGTATGAAAATGACATCAACCAAGGAAGAGGCTCCACTCTGGTCGTGGTGAATG ACGATGCCCCCCAGCAGCCATGCCCCACAGCTACTGCAGTAACACTGACCCCCTTTCACCCAGACAACGAGAAGCCGTGCCCATCTGGCGTGGTAAACATCATCATCATTAGCATCTTGACCATCCTGCTGTGTGTCATCTTCCTCATCTGGGTCGTTTCACGG GTGAAGAGGTGCTTTAACCAGGGAGGATACACACCCCAGGTCTTTCCTGACTCGGTCTATGAAGACATGGCCAAGAATCAAATGTATCCACCAGACACACAGCAGGTAGAATCGTACCCGTATTCTGTGTCTACCAAAGGAGGAAGTAGGACAACTGAGTAG